A portion of the Polaribacter cellanae genome contains these proteins:
- a CDS encoding DUF6427 family protein, with product MLANFLSKSKPINFIVLLALFFCVFLFDAITVYASKAFTLTIFMENLGFLLLFLLIFFFYNFVISKNSLTKDNSYAFFIFTVFLSYFIVKLFSFKVLFLLLIYMLFLRKIYSLKSSKKVLQKLFDSGFWLAILFFIEPFSAMFALLIYVATYVHHKITIHTLLTPIVGFCAPLFIYYAYCLWFNEVALFANMFVFKQFNEISFYAENNFYWIVIAILTFTVVGYFLKTPKALSVNNSFKKNWIILTFNLIISIFFLLLIPEKTGVEILFLIFPAAVVVANGLEMIKNDLIKNVVFYLLLISSVLYTVLL from the coding sequence ATGTTAGCCAATTTTTTAAGCAAATCTAAACCAATCAATTTTATTGTGCTTTTAGCACTATTCTTTTGTGTCTTTTTATTTGATGCAATTACAGTATATGCTTCCAAAGCTTTTACGCTTACTATTTTTATGGAAAATCTTGGCTTTTTATTGCTTTTTTTACTCATATTTTTCTTTTATAATTTTGTGATTTCTAAGAACAGCTTAACAAAAGACAATAGCTACGCGTTCTTTATTTTTACAGTGTTTTTAAGTTATTTTATTGTAAAATTATTTTCTTTTAAAGTGCTTTTTTTATTGCTGATTTACATGCTATTTCTAAGAAAAATTTACAGCTTAAAATCTTCAAAAAAAGTGCTTCAAAAATTATTTGATAGTGGTTTTTGGCTCGCTATTTTATTTTTTATCGAACCTTTTTCTGCAATGTTTGCATTGCTAATTTATGTAGCAACTTATGTGCACCATAAAATTACAATACACACTTTGCTAACGCCAATTGTTGGTTTTTGTGCTCCTTTATTTATTTATTATGCGTATTGTTTGTGGTTTAACGAAGTAGCTCTTTTTGCAAATATGTTTGTTTTTAAGCAGTTTAATGAAATTTCTTTTTATGCTGAAAATAATTTTTATTGGATTGTAATTGCCATATTAACATTTACAGTTGTTGGCTATTTCTTAAAAACTCCAAAAGCACTTTCTGTAAATAATTCTTTTAAGAAAAACTGGATTATTTTAACATTCAATTTAATAATATCCATTTTTTTCTTGCTTTTAATTCCTGAAAAAACGGGTGTAGAAATTCTTTTTCTTATTTTTCCAGCAGCTGTAGTTGTTGCAAACGGACTTGAAATGATAAAGAACGATTTAATTAAGAATGTCGTTTTCTATTTATTGTTAATTAGCTCAGTATTATATACAGTATTGCTATAA
- a CDS encoding YicC family protein, with translation MTGYGKAVLQLPTKKVTIEIKSLNSKNLDLNVRIPSYYKEQELNVRKKLAKALVRGKVDFSIFVEMTADETSTVLNNGVVQQYMQQLRNVVQTGSSNDVELLKMAVRMPDALKTEREELDENEWNIINEHIDIAIKEIVQYRIDEASSLEIDFKERIANIKTYLEEVKALDGDRVENVKTRLKKAIDDLKVDTDENRFEQELIYYLEKLDINEEKVRLANHLDYFLQTLASDDSNGKKLGFIVQEMGREINTTGSKANFAPMQKAVIQMKNELEQIKEQILNVL, from the coding sequence ATGACTGGTTATGGAAAAGCAGTTTTACAATTACCAACCAAAAAAGTAACCATAGAAATTAAATCTTTAAACAGTAAAAACCTCGATTTAAACGTTCGAATTCCTTCTTATTACAAAGAACAAGAGCTAAATGTTCGTAAGAAATTAGCAAAGGCTTTGGTTCGAGGAAAGGTAGATTTTTCTATTTTCGTTGAAATGACTGCAGATGAAACTTCAACTGTTTTAAATAATGGTGTTGTGCAACAATACATGCAACAATTAAGAAATGTGGTGCAAACTGGAAGTTCAAACGATGTTGAATTGCTAAAAATGGCAGTAAGAATGCCAGATGCTTTAAAAACGGAACGTGAAGAATTAGATGAAAATGAGTGGAATATCATTAACGAACATATAGATATTGCAATTAAAGAAATTGTGCAATATAGAATTGATGAAGCATCTTCTTTAGAGATTGATTTTAAGGAAAGAATTGCAAATATTAAAACCTATTTAGAGGAAGTAAAAGCGTTGGATGGAGACAGAGTAGAGAATGTAAAAACGCGTTTAAAAAAGGCAATTGACGATTTAAAAGTAGACACAGACGAGAATCGTTTCGAGCAAGAATTAATCTATTATTTAGAGAAATTAGACATTAATGAAGAGAAAGTTCGTTTGGCAAATCATTTAGATTATTTCTTACAAACCTTGGCTTCCGACGATTCTAATGGAAAAAAATTAGGTTTTATCGTTCAAGAAATGGGACGTGAAATTAACACAACTGGTTCTAAAGCCAATTTTGCGCCAATGCAAAAAGCGGTTATTCAAATGAAAAATGAGTTGGAACAGATTAAAGAACAGATTTTAAACGTACTATAA
- the lysM gene encoding peptidoglycan-binding protein LysM codes for MGIFSFIKNAGAKVFGIGKTTEEENAEKSEQLRNVITTLGLEVKDLSIEVDDDAVKLWGEALDLATKEKVVLVVGNTNGVASVEDNMSVAEIAIIEEAEMAKFHTVESGDTLGKIAKEYYGNAMKYPVIFEANKPMLSHPDKIYPGQVLRIPPLVD; via the coding sequence ATGGGAATTTTTTCATTTATTAAAAATGCAGGAGCAAAAGTTTTTGGTATTGGTAAAACAACAGAAGAAGAAAATGCAGAAAAATCTGAACAGTTAAGAAACGTAATTACAACCTTAGGTTTAGAGGTAAAAGATTTATCTATTGAGGTAGATGACGATGCTGTAAAACTTTGGGGAGAAGCTTTAGATTTGGCGACCAAAGAAAAAGTAGTTTTAGTCGTAGGAAATACCAATGGAGTTGCCTCTGTGGAAGATAATATGTCTGTTGCAGAAATAGCAATTATCGAAGAAGCAGAAATGGCAAAATTCCACACTGTAGAAAGTGGAGATACTTTAGGTAAAATTGCCAAAGAATATTATGGAAATGCTATGAAATATCCTGTAATTTTTGAAGCGAACAAACCTATGTTATCTCACCCAGACAAAATTTATCCTGGGCAGGTTTTAAGAATTCCGCCTTTAGTGGATTAA
- the gmk gene encoding guanylate kinase, with the protein MKDFKGKLFVFSAPSGSGKTTIVRHLLAQEKFNLAFSISATSRSPRGFEKDGEDYYFISLRDFKDKIKANEFLEWEEVYRDNFYGTLKSEVERIWAQKKHVIFDIDVVGGLRIKKKYPEKTLSVFVKPPSVDELKIRLKKRKTESEEKINMRIAKASVELATAPQFDKIIKNYDLDIALKEAEDLVSDFLNEEEVGSLK; encoded by the coding sequence ATGAAAGATTTTAAAGGAAAATTATTCGTGTTTTCTGCACCATCAGGCTCTGGAAAAACTACGATTGTTCGCCATTTATTGGCACAAGAAAAATTTAATTTAGCCTTTTCTATTTCTGCAACTTCAAGATCACCAAGAGGTTTCGAAAAAGATGGCGAAGATTATTATTTTATCTCTCTAAGAGATTTTAAAGATAAAATTAAAGCCAATGAATTTTTAGAATGGGAAGAAGTTTACAGAGACAATTTCTATGGAACTTTAAAAAGTGAAGTCGAACGTATTTGGGCGCAAAAAAAACATGTTATTTTTGATATTGATGTGGTTGGAGGTTTAAGAATTAAGAAGAAATATCCAGAAAAAACATTGTCGGTTTTTGTGAAACCACCAAGTGTAGATGAACTTAAAATTCGTTTAAAAAAACGCAAAACAGAAAGCGAAGAAAAAATAAATATGCGAATCGCAAAAGCTTCAGTAGAATTAGCAACTGCACCTCAATTCGATAAAATTATTAAAAATTACGATTTAGATATCGCTTTAAAGGAAGCAGAAGATTTAGTGAGTGATTTTTTGAATGAAGAGGAAGTTGGAAGTTTGAAGTAG
- a CDS encoding DMT family transporter, which translates to MNKRVLALIAVTIATIIYGVNYTIAKDVMPMYIKPYGFIFIRVLGATAIFWVLGLFVKSQKIEKEDYKKILLASFFGVGLNMLSFFKGLSLTTPISASVMMVTSPIMVLVFSSILIRKAIGKQRIIGVFIGLIGTILLITYGSSSKGTATNNNLGNFLVFVNASSYGLYLVLAKNLIKKYHPLVFVKWLYLFGLIFIIPVGYWEFSEIVWEAIPTNMYWNIGFVVVFTTCITYLFNLYGLSKLKPTTVSVFIYLQPVIASIYALIVGSDSLNLVKIGATLLIFFGVYLVTKQVKK; encoded by the coding sequence ATGAATAAAAGAGTTTTAGCATTAATTGCAGTTACCATTGCTACAATAATCTATGGGGTAAATTACACCATTGCAAAAGATGTTATGCCCATGTACATAAAACCTTATGGCTTTATTTTTATTAGGGTCTTAGGTGCTACTGCCATTTTTTGGGTTTTAGGTTTGTTTGTAAAATCTCAAAAAATAGAAAAAGAAGATTATAAAAAAATTCTTTTAGCTTCCTTTTTTGGAGTTGGTTTAAATATGTTGTCTTTCTTTAAAGGTCTAAGCCTAACAACGCCCATAAGTGCTTCTGTAATGATGGTAACTTCGCCAATTATGGTGCTTGTTTTTTCGAGTATTCTTATTCGAAAAGCGATTGGAAAACAACGAATAATTGGTGTATTTATCGGTTTAATTGGTACTATTTTACTAATTACCTATGGAAGTTCTTCAAAAGGAACTGCAACCAATAACAATCTTGGTAATTTCTTGGTTTTTGTTAATGCTTCCTCCTATGGTTTGTATTTAGTTTTGGCGAAAAATTTAATTAAAAAATACCATCCGCTTGTTTTTGTAAAATGGCTCTATTTATTCGGACTTATTTTTATAATTCCTGTTGGTTATTGGGAGTTTTCGGAAATTGTTTGGGAGGCAATTCCTACTAATATGTATTGGAATATTGGTTTTGTGGTTGTTTTTACAACGTGTATCACTTACTTATTCAACTTATATGGTTTATCGAAATTAAAACCAACAACTGTAAGTGTTTTTATTTATTTACAACCTGTAATTGCTTCTATTTATGCCTTAATTGTAGGTAGCGATTCTTTAAATTTGGTAAAAATAGGTGCTACTTTATTAATCTTTTTTGGTGTTTATTTGGTAACAAAGCAGGTGAAAAAATAA
- the upp gene encoding uracil phosphoribosyltransferase, producing MEIHHIAEKNSILNKFIAEIRDVNIQKDSLRFRRNIERIGEVLGYELSKKLSYSGVYVKTPLGKKKIQLSYNDVVLCSILRAGLPLHQGLLNYFDDAENAFISAYRHHPKNDNKFEIVVEYFASPSIDNKTLLLADPMLATGQSLVAVYEAIKKYGIPKEIHIVAVIGSKEGVDFIKNYFPENTKLWIATIDDKLNDKGYIVPGLGDAGDLAYGTKL from the coding sequence ATGGAAATACATCATATTGCTGAAAAGAATTCAATCTTAAATAAATTTATCGCAGAAATTAGAGATGTTAACATTCAAAAAGATTCGCTTCGATTTCGAAGAAATATCGAAAGAATTGGCGAAGTTTTAGGCTACGAATTAAGTAAAAAATTATCGTATTCGGGTGTGTATGTTAAAACTCCTTTAGGAAAGAAAAAAATACAATTGTCTTATAATGATGTTGTTTTGTGCTCCATTTTAAGAGCAGGTTTACCTTTACACCAAGGTCTTTTAAATTATTTCGATGATGCAGAAAATGCGTTTATTTCTGCATACAGGCATCATCCTAAAAACGATAATAAATTCGAAATTGTTGTCGAATATTTTGCATCGCCATCAATTGATAATAAAACGTTATTGCTGGCAGACCCAATGTTGGCAACTGGGCAAAGTTTAGTTGCTGTTTACGAAGCAATTAAAAAATATGGAATTCCAAAAGAGATTCATATTGTTGCTGTAATTGGTTCTAAAGAAGGTGTCGATTTTATTAAAAATTATTTTCCAGAAAACACAAAATTATGGATTGCTACAATAGACGATAAATTAAACGATAAAGGCTACATCGTACCAGGTTTGGGAGATGCAGGAGATTTGGCTTACGGAACAAAATTATAG
- the nadD gene encoding nicotinate (nicotinamide) nucleotide adenylyltransferase, whose protein sequence is MKIGLYFGTFNPIHVGHLIIANQMVENSDLDEIWMVVTPHNPFKKKSSLLENHHRFELVYRATENYPKIKPSDIEFKLPQPNYTVFTLANITEKYPDKEFCLIMGEDNLKSFHKWKNYETILEHHHIYVYPRISEGKVATRFDKHPKIHKVEAPIVEISSTMIRNGIKESKNVQPMLTKEVWDYIDEMNFYKK, encoded by the coding sequence ATGAAAATCGGCTTATATTTTGGCACTTTTAACCCCATTCATGTGGGGCATTTAATTATTGCCAATCAAATGGTAGAAAATTCAGACTTAGATGAGATTTGGATGGTGGTTACTCCTCACAACCCATTTAAGAAGAAAAGTTCTTTACTGGAAAATCATCACAGGTTTGAGTTGGTTTATAGAGCCACAGAAAATTATCCGAAAATTAAACCTTCGGATATCGAGTTTAAATTACCTCAACCCAATTATACCGTTTTTACCTTAGCAAATATTACTGAAAAATACCCTGATAAAGAATTTTGTTTAATTATGGGTGAAGATAATTTGAAGAGTTTTCATAAATGGAAAAATTATGAAACCATTTTAGAGCATCATCATATATATGTTTATCCAAGAATTTCTGAAGGAAAAGTAGCAACTCGATTCGATAAGCACCCAAAAATTCATAAAGTAGAGGCTCCAATTGTAGAGATTTCTTCAACAATGATACGAAATGGAATTAAAGAAAGTAAAAATGTACAACCTATGTTAACCAAAGAAGTTTGGGATTATATAGACGAAATGAATTTCTACAAAAAATAA